GACGAGGTCGTGTTCACGACCTTCGTGCCCGGGTTCTTGTACGGCTTCACAAACTTCGACCTGCAAGTCGACAACGTCGGCTTCGTCGCGATCCCGGAGCCGACGTCGCTGAGTCTGCTTGCCTTGGGTGGCCTCGCCCTGCGTCGGCGGCGGCGGTAAATCCGCTTACCAATCGAACTCGTCCGCCTTCTGCAGGAACGCGAAGAGCAGCATCGCTTCGGCCTCGCGGTGAATGCCGCGCAGGCTGAACAGCTGCATGAACCACGTGCGGTCGGCCTCGGTCGGCTCGGCGGGGAGTTCCGACCCTTCGCCCAGGAGGGTGTCGACATCGACGCCCATGAGTTGGTCGGTGAGGTAGAGAATGTCGAATTCGCCGACGGTGAGGGTCGTGAGCACATGAACTTTGTGTTCTTGAACGACCGGACGCAACTGCTGATCGGCGAGCTTGCCGTCGATCGCATCGAGCGCATCGAGATAGGCCAGCGTGTCGTCATCACCCTTCCACTCCTTGGCGGAGCGTTCCTCTTCGCGGAAATGACCGAGCGCGGCGTCGAAGTGGGCTTGGTACCGTTCGTAAAACGTGTCGACCTCGTCCCCGCGTAGCCAACGACCGATGAGCATCTCGCCGACGCCTTGCCGCGTGTGATAGTCGTCGGTGGAGATGCTCTGGGTGTCGGGAATAGCCAAAAGCCGGGCGGCGTCCGCCACATGCGTCGGCGTGACCAACGGCCCAAGCTTGGGGTCCTGGCCCTTGTGCATTTTGCCGATGGCTTGCTGAACTTCCTTGAGCACGGCGTCCGCACCGGGCAACACGTCGGCATCGAACTTACGCGGCGCCTCGAACACGGCCGCCAACTCGGCGTGGATGCGAAACTCCTCGGCCTTCTCCGCCGCCCGCTGCTTCGGATCAATCGCCGCCTCGCTGGAACGCTCGTCGGGTTCTTCGTACATACCGGGTCAACGTAGTGAGTGGTCGATTTACTGTCGTGTCAGGCCGGGTTGATATCCCATTTTGCTTAGGCACCGTCGGCCAACTGCGGGCATATTAAGCTACACGAGGACGGGTCAGTTGGTTCAACGAGGCAAATGCATGAAAAACGTTCGTACACGCATCGCCGCCGGCGTCATCGTCGGCGGGCTGGGGATCGTGCCCATGGCAGCGGCCCAGTCGTTCGAGATTACGCCGCTTGTCACACTGGAAGAAGCCAAGGGCGGCGTCGATGACCCGCTGCTGCTCAGCGGGTTCGGACAGCTCGACGGGATGCTCTACGCCAACCTCAATGCATCGATCATCGGCGAGGGCCGTATCACCGCCGGCATGCCCGGTACCACGTTCACCACGGAGATCGGACCGACCGACTTCACCGACGCCGGGCTCGAGGAAACCGGCTTCTTCGTCAACGCGCCGCTGAGCAACGTGGGCGATCGGTTCGCCTTCGGTGGTTCGCTCCAGAACCTTGTCGCGAGTTTCAGCCCGGCAACCGGCGTGAGCTTGCTCGCCAGCGAAGAGGAGATCGGCACGTTCACGGGCGCGACTTCGGCCATCGGCCTGCCCACCGCCAACCTCAGCGGCGCTCAGGCCGGCGTCGGCGACGAACTTTTCTTCTTCGACGGATCCAGCGACAGCCTCCTCGCGGTCGACTTGTCCGGCAATCTGCGGACCGTGTTCAGTGACGACGATCTCGCTGGGAGTGTCGTCGGTGCCGACGACATCGACCGCCTGCATGTCGTGGGCGACGATTTGATCTTCGGCTCCGGCAACGGCGAGGGCGTGTATCGCGTTCCGCTCAGCGACCTGACGCCGGGTGCGATCGTGCAGATTCTCGATGCCGACGACTTTGAAGCCGTGTTCGGCGATGACGATGACAACGTCGGCTTCCTCGCACTCACCCTCGGCAACGACGGGCTGGTCTACACGTACGAGTCCGACGCCGACAGCATCTTCCGGTTCGACGCCGACAACCCCGCGGCGACGCTGGAACTTGTGCTCAGCGACACCGAACTCGCCGACGGGTCGGCCGGCACCGATGCGGTCACAGGGCTCATCCCTTCCGGCGATTCCGTGGCCTACTTCACCGTCAACGGCACCCAAGGCCTGTTCCAGATCACCGAAGTGCCCGAACCGACGACGCTGGCGTGGCTGGCACTGGCCGGATTCGGGTTGCGCCGCCGACGCGCGTGACGCACCTCGGCACCGCTACGCTTGCTGCATGACCGCGACGCTGCTTGCCGGGATTCCCGCGACGAACATGGCGCTGTACCACCGGTGTCGGTTCGTCGCCGGCGACCCGGCGGCGTGGGTGAAGCTGCCGGGCGAAACGGTGTTCATCTGCCGGAACATCGAAGTGGACCGTGCCCGCAAATCAACCAATGCCGACCGTGTGATTGCGCCTGCGGATGTGGTGGATGACCCCAGCGGCGAGCGGGACGTGATGACGGCCCAGGCCGTGGTCGCGCTGTTGCGGGACGCGAACGTTGGCAACGTCGTCGGCGATCGTTCGCTGGGTCTGGTCTATGTCGACGTGCTGCGCGAGGCGGGCATCGAAGTCCGGCTCGACCGCGATCTCGGTGTCGCCGACCGGCGGAGCAAGGATGCCGACGAACTAACTCACCTGCGGCACTGCCAATCGATCACGGAGCGAGCGATGCGAACCGCGTGCGAACACATCGCCCGCGCCGACGCGGACACTGGTGGGCACTTGCACCATGACGGCACGCCGGTCACCAGCGACTCGGTGCGGGCGTTGATCGAGCTGCTTCTGATCGACCACGGCATGGCCAGCGAGCACGGCACGATCGTCGCGGGCCTACCCCACTGTGCCGACTGTCACGACCGCGGCGAGGGGCCGTTGCGGACGGGCGAGCCGGTGATCATCGACATCTTCCCACGCGACCGGCGGTCGCTGTACTGGGGGGATTGCACGCGGACCGTGGTTCACGGGACGCCAACGCCGGAGCTTGCGGCGATGCACGCGGCGGTGGTCGAGTCGAAGGCCGCGGCGATCGCGACAATCCAGGCCGGCGTCACCGGGGCCGAGGTGCACGCCGCCGCACAGGGCGTCATCCATGCCCACGGCTTCGACGACATGGTCCACGGCACGGGTCACGGCGTCGGTTTAGACGTCCACGAAGC
Above is a genomic segment from Planctomycetota bacterium containing:
- a CDS encoding PEP-CTERM sorting domain-containing protein (PEP-CTERM proteins occur, often in large numbers, in the proteomes of bacteria that also encode an exosortase, a predicted intramembrane cysteine proteinase. The presence of a PEP-CTERM domain at a protein's C-terminus predicts cleavage within the sorting domain, followed by covalent anchoring to some some component of the (usually Gram-negative) cell surface. Many PEP-CTERM proteins exhibit an unusual sequence composition that includes large numbers of potential glycosylation sites. Expression of one such protein has been shown restore the ability of a bacterium to form floc, a type of biofilm.), producing the protein MKNVRTRIAAGVIVGGLGIVPMAAAQSFEITPLVTLEEAKGGVDDPLLLSGFGQLDGMLYANLNASIIGEGRITAGMPGTTFTTEIGPTDFTDAGLEETGFFVNAPLSNVGDRFAFGGSLQNLVASFSPATGVSLLASEEEIGTFTGATSAIGLPTANLSGAQAGVGDELFFFDGSSDSLLAVDLSGNLRTVFSDDDLAGSVVGADDIDRLHVVGDDLIFGSGNGEGVYRVPLSDLTPGAIVQILDADDFEAVFGDDDDNVGFLALTLGNDGLVYTYESDADSIFRFDADNPAATLELVLSDTELADGSAGTDAVTGLIPSGDSVAYFTVNGTQGLFQITEVPEPTTLAWLALAGFGLRRRRA
- a CDS encoding Xaa-Pro peptidase family protein, which codes for MTATLLAGIPATNMALYHRCRFVAGDPAAWVKLPGETVFICRNIEVDRARKSTNADRVIAPADVVDDPSGERDVMTAQAVVALLRDANVGNVVGDRSLGLVYVDVLREAGIEVRLDRDLGVADRRSKDADELTHLRHCQSITERAMRTACEHIARADADTGGHLHHDGTPVTSDSVRALIELLLIDHGMASEHGTIVAGLPHCADCHDRGEGPLRTGEPVIIDIFPRDRRSLYWGDCTRTVVHGTPTPELAAMHAAVVESKAAAIATIQAGVTGAEVHAAAQGVIHAHGFDDMVHGTGHGVGLDVHEAPLLDAKGGPLVAGDVLTIEPGLYHEQHGGVRVEDMVVVTDTGHDNFNTLPESLAWKNAL